From the Argopecten irradians isolate NY chromosome 13, Ai_NY, whole genome shotgun sequence genome, one window contains:
- the LOC138305766 gene encoding zinc finger protein 91-like — protein MMDKGDENLKPNWQGEKCLLDCLSHLFTSGIASDVAFVTNGGKEQILAHKAILVSRSSVFCTMLEDPTISKWEITLLDTQKNIFSHFLRYLYTDEIDLTVDLATSVLQLARQYCVNHLVRKCETFLKENFASQDTVMFVQTPRQPDVHEDMNADMNADIDADAAVEAEEEQPPFDQKKTLPTDMGDGIQSRVPGRDKHFNDGEEDADKHLVDTDDESGKLSNEADDRCMDTGDTDTGQHSGGDADYNVKLLADKDTAKHLSDQEENLDIHHDIPLKTASVPSESLASPSETQHKALVMGLSMEVSNVQPEKPLQQNLYPQDEEMPDIADQTAEVPEGPSYIVASMVRRLKPKRLQIDSDWQPHSCDICGKMFCDINALRDHEIIHKVKQEPLSEEESDHGEYEHSAVSDQNLQEMNLIFADANNVKNSNHQFVENVYKVNGQSGPSDVANDSTSSFDNESAIPPLWTVPTKLSSSPQATIGSSQQNKHLRIKMSSTLFSCHGCGQVFQLKTELEEHYKKYGGKKSLKCVQNVMGNQKSDTKDPVPVSIANYNCRKCGSNFRNENLYKEHYLREHGGGNPFQCDLCDRDFKSRLGLKLHMMGHTGEKPHACTVCDKRFRQKISLMTHMKKHNITPEVVLSCNVCNAEFDTAVSLRGHLQTHTRQKLDRIIPCARCGKQFKDEKFYLKHLEAHGVSMTLTCEHCEKEFEEDESYSVHCVQEHEGMAFEEPGNFCCGQCTKTFKSDKAFNNHQRMHMKMNEDRQKCEVCSLVFASQELLQNHSRVHDKEKSFQCEICGKQYKSKCALVRHVMFHTGDWKYTCQYCGRGLSSNAELKKHMLAHSSVKSHMCDICGNRYKNQVTLDRHLMSHRGDRPHVCEVCGKGYTDKYQLKMHLRAHAKEKPFKCDICRKGFDDGDSLLAHTMEHMGKKLFKCDICSKFYSRDSALKVHLRIHTGEKPYKCEMCGKKFTNLGDKQRHIKIHTGEKPFICDVCGKGFSDKKYLKKHTLSNAHKPDLLVVDLETVIGTPYTSIKTATSKERGCIQKDQGREAEPYITIPEGKDYIKTEQGGLVEVYIDHRPGDGRSDCRNRERESTMKEDVGNFAFEGVKGRVDENSDDDRDFHSDFETGNDDEFSKNKTLESLGDRYSQSEIIPQEGQGYDLTGSVQGRGQRLVIASSAHQFSDQDIRKKEFFEHISLDEAVKSGERLSVHDEDSSFSSSFHEFKIVPHIETTDEDASKTQVNKSLKIDLMVKFTCDICDRSFQDKATLKRHTKYHIGKRLHGRKFDNRQKTETLMGLSETETHIAKKQKTKRKTKFREQFDCKDCGDIFRSETTWKEHMQNDHTGYNLYRCDLCSKEFVTRQKLKVHKFTHTNEKPLECSVCGKGFRLKTSLQKHEIESHGRSPYICSVCGEGFNTQTSLTRHRKSHQKMGVLFRCDNCQKEFKYEKNYKNHIESVQCMSQDEQSPYTCDVCGKVKPTLQAIRKHRNQHSEELCDFCGRQFKSQEGLRRHMMFHTGRWPYKCEVCGLGLSTNKVLKVHMLKHSDEKSHMCDVCGAAYKTKYSLERHMFTHQESKPHVCDICGKGFVEKHQLGDHLKAHAKEKPFTCNICRKGFDDSVSLLTHTIEHVGQKQHKCDICGKFYSRDSALKVHHRIHTGEKPYKCEICAKSFTNLCDKQRHVKIHTGEKPFVCDVCGKGFSDKKYLARHKRSGAHNKDSVVFRREGYTISGTNDTSGESSLDHTQLGSTPDGNRYTNEPSKEESLGHTQFGSNIYVTNSTNEPSPELASGGRTQFISDSFVSRNTNEPLGELLSGQTQFGISHDSGISNEHCGGIINRPDQN, from the exons GTCATCTGTTTACATCCGGGATTGCCAGCGATGTGGCCTTTGTGACAAATGGCGGCAAAGAACAAATCCTGGCGCATAAAGCCATTCTGGTGTCTCGGAGTTCCGTGTTTTGTACAATGCTGGAGGACCCCACCATCAgtaaatgggagataactctcctAGATACACAGAAAAACATTTTCTCACATTTTCTAAG ATATCTCTATACAGATGAGATTGATTTAACTGTTGATTTGGCGACATCTGTACTACAACTAGCCCGGCAGTACTGTGTGAATCACCTGGTGAGGAAGTGCGAGACGTTCCTGAAGGAGAACTTTGCCTCTCAGGACACCGTCATGTTTGTCCAAACCCCCAGACAACCAGATGTACATGAGGACATGAACGCAGACATGAACGCGGACATAGATGCAGACGCAGCTGTAGAAGCTGAGGAAGAGCAGCCTCCATTTGACCAGAAGAAAACTTTACCAACAG ATATGGGTGACGGTATTCAATCTAGAGTGCCAGGTAGAgacaaacatttcaatgatggGGAGGAAGATGCTGACAAACATTTGGTTGATACAGATGATGAAAGTGGCAAACTTTCAAATGAGGCTGATGATagatgtatggatactggtgACACAGATACCGGCCAACATTCAGGAGGTGATGCAGACTATAATGTCAAGCTCTTGGCTGACAAAGACACTGCAAAACATTTGAGTGATCAAGAAGAAAACCTAGATATTCATCATGACATTCCATTGAAGACGGCTTCTGTACCAAGTGAAT CATTAGCATCGCCTTCTGAAACACAGCACAAAGCATTAGTCATGGGTTTGTCAATGGAAGTGTCTAATGTTCAGCCTGAGAAACCACTCCAACAAAACCTGTATCCTCAAG ATGAGGAGATGCCAGATATCGCAGACCAAACTGCTGAGGTGCCGGAGGGGCCATCGTACATCGTAGCCAGTATGGTACGACGACTAAAACCAAAACGTCTTCAGATAGACTCTGACTGGCAACCCCACAGCTGTGATATATGTGGAAAGATGTTCTGCGATATTAATGCTTTACGGGATCATGAAATCATTCACAAAGTGAAGCAGGAGCCGCTATCGGAAGAGGAATCTGATCACGGTGAATATGAGCACAGTGCTGTGTCGGACCAGAACTTACAAGAGATGAATCTTATATTCGCTGATGCTAATAATGTGAAAAATTCCAATCATCAGTTTGTGGAGAATGTCTATAAGGTCAATGGTCAATCGGGACCTTCTGATGTGGCAAATGATTCCACGTCAAGTTTTGATAATGAATCTGCTATTCCTCCATTATGGACTGTCCCTACAAAGTTAAGTTCCTCCCCTCAAGCTACAATTGGATCTTCCCAGCAAAATAAACACCTGAGAATCAAAATGTCAAGCACATTATTTAGCTGTCACGGCTGTGGTCAAGTATTTCAGTTGAAGACTGAATTGGAGgaacattacaaaaaatatggtgggaaaaaatctttgaaatgcGTTCAGAACGTAATGGGAAATCAAAAGAGCGATACCAAGGATCCAGTACCTGTGTCCATAGCAAATTACAACTGTCGGAAATGTGGGTCGAATTTTAGAAATGAGAACTTGTACAAGGAGCATTACCTGAGAGAACATGGTGGGGGGAATCCATTCCAGTGTGACTTGTGTGATCGTGATTTTAAGTCTCGTTTGGGATTGAAGCTCCACATGATGGGCCACACGGGTGAAAAGCCACATGCCTGCACGGTGTGTGACAAACGTTTCCGACAGAAGATATCACTGATGACGCACATGAAGAAACACAACATTACTCCTGAAGTTGTTCTGTCCTGTAATGTCTGTAATGCAGAATTTGACACCGCGGTATCGCTTCGTGGACATCTCCAGACCCATACACGTCAGAAGCTTGACAGAATAATTCCTTGCGCACGCTGCGGTAAGCAGTTCAAGGATGAAAAGTTCTATTTGAAGCATCTAGAGGCTCATggtgtcagtatgacattgacCTGCGAGCATTGTGAAAAGGAGTTCGAGGAGGATGAGTCGTACTCTGTTCACTGTGTTCAGGAACACGAGGGCATGGCGTTCGAAGAACCGGGAAACTTCTGCTGTGGACAATGCACCAAAACTTTCAAATCGGATAAAGCTTTTAATAATCATCAGAGGATGCACATGAAAATGAATGAAGATCGACAGAAATGTGAAGTGTGCAGCCTTGTGTTCGCATCTCAAGAGCTTCTACAAAATCACAGTCGGGTACATGACAAAGAAAAAAGTTTCCAGTGTGAAATTTGTGGTAAACAGTACAAGTCGAAATGTGCTCTTGTCCGCCACGTAATGTTCCACACTGGTGACTGGAAATATACCTGTCAGTACTGCGGACGAGGTTTAAGCTCTAATGCGGAACTAAAGAAACATATGTTGGCACATTCATCGGTGAAATCACACATGTGTGACATATGTGGTAACAGGTACAAAAACCAGGTGACTTTGGATAGGCACCTCATGAGTCACCGCGGTGACCGGCCGCATGTTTGCGAAGTTTGCGGAAAAGGATACACCGACAAGTACCAGCTGAAGATGCATTTAAGGGCGCACGCTAAAGAGAAGCCATTCAAGTGTGACATTTGCCGGAAAGGTTTTGACGACGGAGATTCTCTACTTGCACATACGATGGAACACATGGGCAAGAAGCTATTCAAGTGCGACATCTGTTCAAAGTTCTACAGTAGAGACTCTGCTCTGAAAGTCCATCTTAGGATACACACTGGGGAAAAACCATACAAATGTGAAATGTGCGGTAAAAAATTCACCAATTTGGGAGACAAACAGCGTCATATTAAAATACacacaggagagaaaccttttATCTGTGATGTCTGTGGCAAGGGCTTCTCGGACAAAAAATACTTAAAGAAACACACTCTTAGTAATGCCCATAAACCTGATCTGTTAGTTGTCGATT TGGAGACTGTTATCGGTACACCCTATACCTCGATCAAAACGGCAACATCAAAGGAGAGAGGATGTATCCAAAAGGACCAGGGACGGGAAGCCGAACCATATATTACGATCCCTGAGGGTAAAGATTATATCAAAACGGAACAGGGAGGTCTGGTGGAGGTATATATAGACCACAGACCAGGTGATGGGAGGTCAGACTGTCGaaacagagagagagagagtacaATGAAGGAGGATGTTGGCAATTTTGCCTTTGAAGGTGTCAAAGGTCGCGTCGATGAAAATTCTGACGACGATAGAGATTTTCACAGTGACTTTGAAACGGGCAATGATGATGAGTTTtcgaaaaataaaactttagaGAGTCTTGGTGATAGATATTCTCAGTCGGAGATTATCCCGCAAGAAGGTCAAGGGTATGACCTCACTGGGTCTGTCCAAGGCCGAGGACAGAGATTAGTCATTGCTAGTTCAGCTCATCAGTTTTCCGATCAGGATATTCGCAAGAAAGAGTTCTTCGAACACATCTCTCTAGATGAGGCTGTGAAATCAGGAGAGAGGCTTTCCGTGCATGACGAAGACAGTTCTTTTTCTTCTAGTTTTCATGAATTCAAGATAGTTCCACACATCGAAACGACTGATGAGGATGCATCGAAGACTCAAGTAAATAAAAGTCTGAAAATTGATTTGATGGTCAAGTTTACCTGTGACATCTGTGATCGCAGTTTCCAAGATAAAGCTACTCTGAAGAGGCATACAAAATACCACATCGGAAAGAGGTTACATGGAAGGAAATTTGATAACCGTCAGAAAACTGAAACTCTTATGGGTCTGTCTGAAACAGAAACTCACATAGCAAAGAAGCAAAAAACTAAAAGGAAAACCAAGTTTCGAGAACAATTTGATTGCAAAGACTGTGGAGATATATTCCGATCGGAGACTACCTGGAAGGAGCATATGCAAAATGACCACACTGGGTATAATCTATATCGATGCGATTTGTGTTCCAAAGAATTCGTTACTCGTCAAAAATTGAAAGTACATAAGTTCACGCACACAAACGAAAAACCTCTTGAGTGCAGTGTATGTGGGAAAGGATTTCGTCTTAAGACTTCACTACAGAAGCATGAAATCGAAAGTCACGGGCGATCGCCTTACATTTGCTCCGTTTGTGGGGAAGGATTTAATACACAAACTTCTTTGACTAGACACCGGAAATCCCATCAAAAGATGGGCGTTCTTTTTCGGTGTGACAACTGCCAGAAGGAGTTCAAATATGAAAAGAATTACAAGAACCACATTGAAAGTGTTCAATGTATGTCTCAAGACGAGCAGTCGCCGTATACGTGTGACGTATGTGGGAAAGTGAAACCTACTCTTCAAGCAATCAGAAAACATCGAAATCAGCACTCCGAAGAATTGTGTGATTTCTGCGGTCGGCAGTTCAAATCCCAGGAAGGACTAAGACGCCATATGATGTTTCACACCGGTCGATGGCCGTACAAGTGTGAGGTATGTGGTCTTGGTCTATCAACAAACAAGGTGTTGAAGGTGCACATGCTGAAGCATTCGGATGAGAAGTCCCACATGTGTGACGTATGTGGAGCGGCATATAAGACAAAGTACTCGCTTGAACGGCACATGTTCACtcaccaggaatctaaaccacATGTGTGTGATATTTGCGGAAAGGGTTTTGTCGAGAAACATCAACTAGGCGATCACCTGAAAGCACATGCAAAAGAAAAGCCGTTCACCTGTAATATATGTCGTAAGGGATTCGATGATTCAGTCTCGCTTCTCACACATACTATAGAACATGTAGgacagaaacaacacaaatgTGATATATGTGGGAAATTCTATAGTAGAGATTCCGCACTGAAAGTACATCACCGAATTCACACGGGAGAGAAGCCgtataaatgtgaaatttgtgCGAAAAGTTTCACCAATTTGTGCGACAAACAGCGACATGTAAAGATACACACAGGAGAGAAACCATTTGTTTGTGATGTCTGTGGAAAGGGTTTCTCTGATAAGAAATATCTGGCTCGGCATAAACGTTCTGGGGCACATAATAAGGatagtgttgtatttagaagagaAGGCTATACAATCAGCGGTACGAACGACACGTCTGGTGAATCATCACTGGACCACACCCAGTTAGGAAGTACACCTGACGGAAACAGATATACAAACGAACCGTCTAAGGAAGAATCTCTGGGTCACACCCAGTTTGGAAGTAATATTTATGTCACCAATAGCACAAACGAACCCTCTCCGGAGTTAGCTTCGGGCGGCCGGACCCAGTTTATCAGTGATAGTTTTGTTTCCAGAAATACAAACGAACCCCTCGGCGAGCTACTTTCTGGACAGACGCAGTTTGGAATTAGCCATGATAGTGGTATATCAAACGAACATTGTGGAGGAATCATCAATAGGCCAGACCAAAATTGA